GGTTACGTAAGAAAGGCTTATGGCTTGAGGAGGAAAAGAAGAATGACTGAAAGACCTGACGGCGGAACTGTCGTCAAATGTAGCGGCTGCGGTATCACAATGCAGACTACTAGCCCGGAGCTCCCGGGGTATATTCCGGAAAAATTGCTTACAAGGGAGCCTGTTATCTGTCAGCGCTGCTTCCGGATCAAAAATTATAATGAAACGTCTTCGGTGACAGTGGACCAGGACGAGTTCCTAAAGCTGCTCAGTCAGATTGGGGACAAGGACGCACTCGTCATCCACATTGTAGACATCTTTGATTTCGAAGGCAGCTTGATTTCCGGCCTGCAACGTTTTGTAGGCTCCAATCCGGTTATACTGGCTGTCAACAAGACTGATTTGCTGCCTAAGGTAACGAATTGGAACAAGGTTCGTAACTGGGTACAAAAGCAAGCGAAGGAGCAAGGGCTGCGTACGGCAGATATTGTACTGTGTTCGGCTAAGAAAAATCAGGGCTTTGACCGTTTGCTGGATGTAGTATCCGAGCTGCGCGGCAACCGGGACGTATATGTGGTCGGTGCGACCAATGTGGGTAAATCCACTCTCATTAACCGCTTGATTCGTGATTATAGCGATATGGAACAGGAGCTCACAACGTCCCGTTATCCGGGAACCACACTCGATATGGTGAATATTCCACTCGATGACGGCAAGCATATTATTGACACGCCAGGGATTGTATACCCTTGGCGGTTCAGTGAAATCGTTTCCCGCCGGGATTTGAGCGCCATTATGCCGGACAAGCCACTGAAGCCTGCTGCTTATCAACTGGATTCCGGACAGACCTTGTTTTTCGGCGGCATGGGCCGATTTGATTTTATAGAAGGTCAGCATCAATCCTTTACCTGCTATATTAACGGTGGGTTAAAAATACATCGCACGAAGCTGGAGCGGGCGGATCAACTGTTTGCTGATCATGCCGGGGAATTGCTCTCTCCGCCAACGCGCGATCAATTGGCAGAAATGCCGGAATGGACGAGACATGAGTTCCGTGTTCCCCGTAAAGCTCCATCGGACATCTATATTTCCGGTTTGGGATGGATCAGGGTGAATAGCGACAGCGGAGCTCTGGTAGCGGTTCATGTCCCTCGGGGAATCCGTGTCCTTTTGCGGCCTGCGTTGATTTAACGGATGTTGTAAGCCATGTTATAGGGCGGCAAGGAACATGTTCAGGTTCCT
This DNA window, taken from Paenibacillus kribbensis, encodes the following:
- the yqeH gene encoding ribosome biogenesis GTPase YqeH, with the translated sequence MTERPDGGTVVKCSGCGITMQTTSPELPGYIPEKLLTREPVICQRCFRIKNYNETSSVTVDQDEFLKLLSQIGDKDALVIHIVDIFDFEGSLISGLQRFVGSNPVILAVNKTDLLPKVTNWNKVRNWVQKQAKEQGLRTADIVLCSAKKNQGFDRLLDVVSELRGNRDVYVVGATNVGKSTLINRLIRDYSDMEQELTTSRYPGTTLDMVNIPLDDGKHIIDTPGIVYPWRFSEIVSRRDLSAIMPDKPLKPAAYQLDSGQTLFFGGMGRFDFIEGQHQSFTCYINGGLKIHRTKLERADQLFADHAGELLSPPTRDQLAEMPEWTRHEFRVPRKAPSDIYISGLGWIRVNSDSGALVAVHVPRGIRVLLRPALI